In the Methanococcus maripaludis genome, one interval contains:
- a CDS encoding zinc ribbon domain-containing protein: MNKKSGQALFLVLVMVLSNMGGVMGIVDTTIGTCPCNGESGSGTIIIDCNCTDDRCFNISFTSPECASTWCDEVPITGTIVPCVDDELGCADYIKVYYKQLDTDCECCECYCECGNPEADDGEGWSVVGVDDTLNGSCPAVWGLDWPICCETDGCYVLRAVLYDGCDMQVGCPSEPVFICFDKGVAVSLALPESLSCGGTIAGCLNESCDCVDYILITANYTGEGSCLRCPQEDCMPTMTYIVDREDFEEAMCCDYIFDVLFNNLYCGGCYEITATPYADCTDDCTYNGVQIGEEYVGYLEIIREDVCFEIECPAPVTPECGMTLCGPITFSGILNDPCNAAQCIEFYAVKTGNFTLCDGACCAPTCNACDGEEIVTLEVETEELGENICPNCGAEMEPIVCGACGGIVTGYTCPNCGYPSNEDTGTGVSECICGQPEDHDNYICKCALYDMEYLGCTYATMPNWTFTTSEFCDFDSGCYEVYAVVVDKCDCYYEYRYDTVEFAYCNERNLTIELEDCVCEGCWMGNNYYKVYDIQSGTVTAFGNITVPTCWINYPEYVALEYDFGHKVYVNDFRCPTSYIEWDDEWKDASCTEGSITWTYNGACLTSGTWETDWCTPEDIQDEEGRYVRIRGVAVGGCGEFESEPIGTSIYNDFEINIFDPCEGNTIYNGKVIRGFVWIDTDCCGGWCWPGCNNWPDADEVCLPDHVDLYWREYGTENWLPMDSAFLSWENSEQYIDFTDYGIDPLYPNLPDLCWYDNYAYWDVTWTSCMVNCIDNGHYEIKAVVEPCENDECGTFERAEYVMDIYVDDTSGVTISKPIDGQTVCDNFWVYGTAVGAGVSNVDFYVSEDNASWMLYKEDIDVNVEDGRWKAPLNTCCFEDGPLYLKAVVTGPCDQSESNVMVNVNNAIEIDLTCPDCCVYYVTGDKAPIRGTLTGCSVDERVESVKVYSTSLGLIGEVPAEDFRYIGDGTWEWGLCFNPCVLNGASTQIYAEAEYSCGNTYTTITTGYECMQHDPDLVILEITGPGAESTVAGTVTIEGTVECACLDYLEFEYREICEPTGLPLGDWTSFPDVSTIYLPTTCDCDGMIWTIDLNTCGMDGLYEIQVSAYGWPCEGAIASDTSMIDVDNNIGITLDTPAINSGVKNGTIEVGGTVENCPVIDIIELWYIDEGISTMISDEITCSDGLWSYMWDTTTLEDGCYCLVAYAFDEDCDNMASTKTRAVCINNSGLPPYYENETPEIERECVSIVTACYLPCTTLYITFNDTVSINDSYDPASPLDGFDISGGSFGTGAWMEEDSSNDHRLIVHLGTGHTIASGTSGISIKENQTAILGPHGFPIVDCSALLKGISVPESSGTSESSGTIELENLKMFSVPGKVDTEQMIIDAGITEGSFVKYTNGRWEQVTEFKPLEGYVYIGNFEGDMPIYIEDLLPTDTPPEIQLASGWNLVGVNTYGGSFDTVACDDFIGSAPISKLLEFSSSGWIKLTGSSPLVPTNAYWAYADSSCDFSGQ, from the coding sequence GTGAATAAAAAATCAGGACAAGCACTATTCTTGGTACTTGTTATGGTTCTCTCAAACATGGGAGGGGTTATGGGTATTGTGGATACCACTATAGGTACTTGCCCTTGTAATGGCGAAAGTGGTTCAGGTACTATAATCATAGACTGTAACTGTACTGATGATAGATGTTTTAACATTAGTTTTACTTCACCAGAATGCGCATCCACGTGGTGTGATGAAGTACCGATTACCGGAACAATCGTACCATGCGTTGATGATGAATTGGGATGTGCCGACTATATTAAAGTATATTATAAACAATTAGATACCGACTGCGAATGCTGTGAATGTTACTGCGAATGCGGTAATCCTGAAGCAGATGATGGAGAAGGATGGAGCGTTGTAGGTGTCGATGACACTTTAAACGGAAGCTGTCCTGCAGTATGGGGTTTAGACTGGCCTATCTGTTGTGAAACTGATGGCTGTTACGTATTAAGGGCAGTACTCTATGATGGCTGTGATATGCAAGTAGGATGCCCTTCAGAGCCTGTATTCATATGCTTTGATAAAGGGGTTGCTGTAAGTTTAGCACTTCCAGAATCACTTTCCTGCGGAGGAACTATTGCAGGATGTTTAAATGAATCCTGCGATTGCGTTGACTATATTTTAATAACTGCAAACTACACTGGAGAAGGCTCTTGTTTGAGGTGCCCTCAGGAAGATTGTATGCCTACAATGACATACATTGTCGATAGAGAAGACTTTGAAGAAGCAATGTGCTGCGACTATATCTTTGACGTATTATTTAACAACCTTTACTGCGGAGGATGCTACGAAATAACTGCTACACCTTACGCAGACTGCACCGATGACTGTACATATAATGGTGTACAGATAGGTGAAGAATATGTAGGATATCTCGAAATTATAAGAGAAGATGTATGCTTTGAAATAGAATGCCCTGCACCAGTTACACCAGAATGTGGTATGACACTTTGTGGGCCAATCACTTTTTCAGGTATATTAAATGATCCTTGTAATGCTGCACAGTGCATTGAATTTTATGCAGTAAAAACAGGAAACTTCACACTTTGTGACGGTGCATGTTGTGCACCAACATGCAATGCATGCGATGGGGAAGAAATTGTAACACTCGAGGTAGAAACCGAAGAGTTGGGTGAAAATATCTGTCCAAACTGCGGTGCAGAAATGGAACCTATTGTATGTGGTGCATGCGGTGGAATAGTTACAGGATATACCTGTCCAAACTGTGGATATCCATCAAATGAAGACACAGGAACAGGCGTTTCAGAATGTATCTGTGGACAGCCTGAAGACCACGATAACTACATTTGTAAATGTGCTTTATATGATATGGAATACCTTGGATGTACATATGCTACAATGCCAAACTGGACATTTACAACAAGCGAATTTTGTGATTTTGATTCAGGATGCTACGAAGTATACGCTGTAGTTGTAGACAAATGTGACTGCTACTACGAATACAGATACGACACCGTCGAGTTTGCATACTGCAACGAAAGAAACTTGACAATCGAACTTGAAGATTGCGTATGCGAAGGATGCTGGATGGGAAATAATTACTATAAAGTATATGACATTCAGAGTGGAACAGTTACTGCATTTGGTAATATAACAGTTCCAACTTGCTGGATAAATTACCCTGAATATGTAGCCCTCGAATATGACTTTGGACACAAAGTGTATGTCAATGACTTTAGATGCCCAACTTCATACATTGAATGGGACGATGAATGGAAAGATGCAAGCTGTACAGAAGGTTCGATAACATGGACCTACAATGGAGCATGCCTAACATCAGGAACCTGGGAAACTGACTGGTGTACTCCAGAAGATATTCAGGACGAAGAAGGAAGATACGTAAGAATAAGGGGTGTTGCAGTAGGAGGTTGTGGAGAATTTGAATCTGAACCTATTGGAACAAGCATTTACAACGACTTCGAGATTAATATATTTGATCCTTGCGAAGGAAATACGATATACAACGGTAAAGTCATAAGAGGTTTCGTCTGGATAGATACTGACTGTTGCGGCGGTTGGTGCTGGCCAGGATGTAATAATTGGCCAGATGCTGATGAAGTATGCCTGCCTGACCACGTAGACCTCTACTGGAGAGAATATGGTACCGAAAACTGGTTGCCAATGGACAGTGCATTTTTGAGCTGGGAAAACAGTGAACAGTACATTGACTTTACAGATTATGGAATAGATCCATTATATCCAAACTTACCGGATCTCTGCTGGTATGACAACTATGCATACTGGGATGTAACATGGACTTCATGCATGGTAAACTGTATAGATAATGGACATTACGAAATAAAAGCAGTAGTAGAACCATGTGAAAATGATGAATGTGGAACATTCGAACGTGCAGAATATGTAATGGATATTTATGTAGATGACACATCAGGTGTTACAATCTCAAAACCAATTGATGGACAAACCGTATGCGATAACTTCTGGGTATACGGTACAGCAGTCGGTGCTGGAGTTTCAAATGTAGACTTCTATGTATCTGAAGATAACGCATCTTGGATGCTTTACAAAGAAGATATCGATGTAAATGTAGAAGATGGAAGATGGAAAGCTCCGCTTAACACATGCTGCTTTGAAGATGGACCATTATACTTAAAAGCTGTAGTTACTGGCCCATGTGACCAGAGCGAAAGCAATGTAATGGTTAATGTAAACAATGCTATCGAAATCGATCTAACATGTCCTGACTGTTGCGTATACTACGTAACAGGAGATAAAGCACCTATAAGGGGAACTTTAACAGGATGTTCAGTAGATGAAAGAGTAGAAAGCGTAAAAGTATACTCCACAAGTCTCGGACTTATTGGGGAAGTACCTGCTGAAGATTTCAGATACATTGGTGACGGTACCTGGGAATGGGGACTTTGCTTTAACCCATGTGTATTGAATGGAGCATCAACACAAATATATGCTGAAGCAGAGTACTCTTGCGGAAATACATACACCACAATAACAACTGGATACGAATGCATGCAGCACGACCCAGATCTTGTAATACTAGAGATTACTGGTCCGGGAGCTGAATCTACAGTTGCAGGAACTGTTACAATAGAAGGTACTGTAGAATGTGCATGCTTAGACTACCTTGAATTTGAATACAGAGAAATATGCGAACCTACTGGCCTACCACTTGGAGACTGGACTTCATTCCCAGATGTCTCAACAATATACCTTCCTACAACATGTGACTGCGATGGTATGATCTGGACAATCGATCTCAATACTTGCGGAATGGACGGCCTTTATGAAATACAAGTTTCAGCATACGGCTGGCCATGTGAAGGCGCAATCGCATCAGACACAAGTATGATCGATGTGGACAATAATATAGGAATTACCCTAGACACTCCTGCAATAAACTCAGGAGTTAAAAACGGTACAATAGAAGTTGGAGGTACAGTTGAAAACTGCCCTGTAATCGATATTATCGAATTATGGTACATCGATGAAGGAATTTCAACCATGATTTCAGATGAAATTACTTGCAGTGATGGACTCTGGAGCTACATGTGGGATACCACAACATTAGAAGATGGATGCTACTGCCTCGTTGCTTACGCATTTGACGAAGATTGCGATAACATGGCTTCAACCAAAACAAGAGCAGTATGTATCAATAATAGTGGATTACCTCCATACTACGAAAACGAAACTCCTGAAATCGAAAGAGAGTGTGTATCAATAGTTACTGCATGCTATTTACCATGCACTACGCTATACATAACATTTAATGATACAGTAAGCATTAACGATTCTTACGATCCTGCAAGCCCATTAGATGGATTTGATATATCTGGTGGAAGCTTTGGAACAGGAGCTTGGATGGAAGAAGATAGCTCAAATGACCATAGACTTATAGTACACTTAGGTACCGGCCATACAATTGCTTCGGGAACAAGTGGAATATCAATCAAAGAAAACCAGACTGCAATACTTGGCCCACACGGCTTCCCAATAGTAGACTGCAGTGCATTATTAAAAGGAATTTCAGTACCTGAAAGTTCAGGAACATCAGAAAGTTCAGGAACAATCGAACTTGAAAACTTGAAAATGTTTTCAGTACCTGGAAAAGTAGATACTGAACAGATGATTATAGATGCAGGTATTACAGAAGGTTCCTTTGTAAAATACACTAACGGAAGATGGGAACAAGTTACGGAATTCAAACCATTAGAAGGTTACGTATACATCGGTAACTTTGAAGGAGATATGCCGATATACATAGAAGACTTATTACCTACAGATACCCCACCTGAAATACAATTAGCTTCAGGATGGAACTTAGTTGGTGTAAATACTTACGGTGGATCATTCGACACAGTAGCATGTGATGATTTCATTGGAAGTGCACCAATTAGCAAATTACTTGAATTCAGCTCCAGTGGATGGATAAAATTAACTGGATCCAGCCCACTTGTGCCAACTAATGCATATTGGGCATATGCTGACTCAAGCTGTGACTTTAGTGGACAGTAA
- a CDS encoding ABC transporter ATP-binding protein, whose protein sequence is MSVLELKNLIKKFGNGKKDLVAVDNVDLSVQHNEFVSIVGPSGCGKSTILRMIAGLETPTSGGIYLDEKEVLGPDADRGMVFQQYTLLPWKTVLQNVTFGLEIKKIPKDERIETAKKFIKMVGLEEFCDSYPYELSGGMQQRVAIARTLANNPKIVLMDEPFGALDTQTRAVLQDHLLKIWETEKKTVVFVTHSVDEAVYLSDRVVVMTARPGKIKSIIDIDLDRPRKRTSVEFLEYKKKIIDDLKSEVLKTYI, encoded by the coding sequence ATGTCAGTTCTAGAACTTAAAAATCTTATCAAAAAATTTGGAAACGGTAAAAAGGACCTCGTTGCAGTTGATAATGTAGATTTATCAGTACAACATAATGAATTTGTATCAATAGTTGGACCTAGTGGCTGTGGAAAATCCACAATCTTAAGAATGATTGCAGGACTTGAAACTCCAACATCAGGTGGAATTTACTTAGATGAAAAGGAAGTTTTAGGGCCTGATGCAGATCGGGGAATGGTATTTCAACAGTATACGCTTCTTCCGTGGAAAACAGTTCTTCAAAACGTTACTTTTGGACTTGAAATTAAAAAAATTCCAAAAGACGAAAGAATTGAAACTGCCAAAAAATTTATAAAAATGGTTGGACTCGAAGAATTTTGCGATTCATATCCTTATGAATTGAGCGGTGGAATGCAGCAAAGAGTTGCAATTGCAAGAACTCTTGCAAATAATCCAAAAATTGTGCTGATGGACGAACCCTTTGGGGCCCTTGATACGCAGACTAGGGCAGTTTTACAAGATCACCTCTTAAAAATATGGGAAACTGAAAAAAAAACTGTTGTTTTTGTAACGCACAGTGTAGATGAGGCAGTTTATTTATCTGACCGTGTTGTCGTGATGACAGCACGACCTGGAAAGATAAAAAGCATTATCGATATAGATTTAGATAGGCCTAGAAAAAGAACTAGCGTCGAATTCTTAGAATACAAGAAAAAAATAATCGATGACTTAAAATCGGAAGTTTTGAAAACTTACATTTAA
- a CDS encoding surface protein, anchor region — DTGDTGDTGDTGDTGDTGDTGDTGDTGDTGDTGDTGDTGSMPLNPELFYGIATIGETSASGTLNVYVDGVLQDSIAVENGLFGGSGPLSEKLVATGYVGNANEVTFELSSGSEIYSSFSAIIGENTYTDELPYVDGVQNIAIEFSEGTGISGDTGDSGDTGDTGDSGDTGSMPLNPELFYGIATIGETSASGTLNVYVDGVLQDSIAVENGLFGNSCPLSEKLVATGYVGNANEVTFELSSGSEIYSSFSAIIGENTYTDELPYVEGESYYMEISFSESASTGDSSNSTSSETDGSSMPLNPELFYGLVYLDETLPSGTLNVYVDGVLQDSIAVENAIFGASGPLEDKLIATGYDGNSNVVTFSLVYGEETYSEFTAELSNTTYENELPYDEGIHYVILTFSESEDTETGTSGGGGSSGSSSGSSSSSFVSSSDSSETTVTSSTTKNSNPGTLTKTDSLAGAVESSEDVEQNALESSSDGSSAGETDSNESGVVLQQESPLGGINLYLAMAAILLILIALAAAWYQSKEKPEVLPQQ, encoded by the coding sequence GTGATACAGGAGATACTGGTGATACAGGAGATACTGGTGATACAGGAGATACTGGTGATACAGGAGATACTGGTGATACAGGAGATACTGGTGATACAGGAGATACTGGTGATACTGGATCAATGCCACTTAATCCAGAATTATTCTATGGTATCGCAACAATTGGGGAAACCAGTGCTTCAGGAACCTTAAACGTTTATGTTGACGGAGTACTTCAAGACTCAATTGCAGTTGAAAATGGATTATTTGGGGGCTCAGGACCGCTTTCAGAAAAACTAGTCGCAACAGGATACGTTGGAAATGCCAATGAAGTTACATTCGAACTTTCCTCTGGAAGCGAAATTTACAGTAGCTTTAGTGCGATAATAGGTGAAAATACATATACTGATGAATTACCGTACGTTGACGGAGTACAGAACATAGCTATTGAATTTTCAGAAGGTACGGGAATCTCAGGCGATACAGGAGACAGTGGAGATACGGGTGATACAGGAGACAGTGGAGATACTGGATCAATGCCACTTAATCCAGAATTATTCTATGGTATCGCAACAATTGGGGAAACCAGTGCTTCAGGAACCTTAAACGTTTATGTTGACGGAGTACTTCAAGACTCAATTGCAGTTGAAAATGGATTATTTGGAAACTCATGCCCGCTTTCAGAAAAACTAGTCGCAACAGGATACGTTGGAAATGCCAATGAAGTTACATTCGAACTTTCCTCTGGAAGCGAAATTTACAGTAGCTTTAGTGCGATAATAGGTGAAAATACATATACTGATGAATTACCGTACGTTGAAGGAGAATCATATTACATGGAAATAAGTTTTTCTGAATCAGCAAGTACGGGAGACAGTAGTAATTCAACTAGTAGTGAAACAGATGGTTCGTCAATGCCACTTAATCCAGAATTATTCTATGGACTCGTGTATCTGGACGAAACATTACCTTCAGGTACATTGAATGTGTACGTTGACGGAGTACTTCAGGACTCAATTGCAGTTGAAAATGCAATATTTGGGGCCTCAGGACCACTTGAGGATAAACTGATTGCAACAGGTTACGATGGCAATAGTAACGTAGTTACATTTTCGCTAGTATATGGGGAAGAAACTTACTCGGAATTCACTGCAGAATTGTCAAATACCACTTACGAAAATGAACTTCCTTACGATGAAGGAATACATTACGTAATACTTACATTCTCAGAAAGTGAAGATACTGAAACTGGAACCTCAGGAGGTGGAGGATCTAGCGGTAGTAGTTCTGGAAGTTCTTCTTCGTCATTCGTTAGCAGTTCAGATTCGTCAGAGACCACAGTTACTTCAAGTACTACAAAAAATTCGAATCCAGGAACTTTAACGAAAACTGATTCGTTAGCAGGAGCTGTCGAATCTTCAGAAGATGTTGAACAAAACGCTCTAGAAAGTTCATCAGATGGATCATCAGCTGGTGAAACAGATAGTAATGAATCAGGCGTTGTACTACAACAAGAAAGCCCGCTTGGTGGAATAAACCTTTATCTTGCTATGGCGGCCATATTACTGATATTGATTGCATTAGCTGCAGCATGGTATCAGTCAAAAGAAAAACCCGAAGTTTTGCCTCAGCAATAA
- a CDS encoding ABC transporter permease has product MKLLKNLTLPVLGILAWELLAIYLNNPVILPKVESVISILLNPGVGILGTGNLIENTIVSIERVLIGFLIAGAFAIPIGILMGYYSLINDLLDMTVELFRPIPPLAWVPLALAWFGIGESSMHFIIFIGAFFPILINTISGVKSVPVIMVEAAKTLGGSTKDILKSVIVPASSPDILTGLRIGAGIAWMCVVAAEMLPGSDAGLGYLIMYAYSLSKMNVVVASMIIIGIIGIILDKGLRYIETKYFCWKKMMK; this is encoded by the coding sequence ATGAAATTACTAAAAAACCTTACTTTACCAGTACTTGGAATTTTAGCATGGGAACTTCTTGCAATTTATTTAAATAACCCCGTAATTCTTCCAAAAGTTGAAAGTGTAATTTCAATTCTTTTAAATCCGGGAGTAGGAATACTTGGAACCGGGAATTTAATTGAAAATACGATTGTAAGTATCGAACGGGTTTTGATAGGCTTTTTGATTGCCGGAGCTTTTGCAATTCCTATCGGCATTCTTATGGGCTACTATTCACTTATAAATGACTTATTAGATATGACAGTTGAACTTTTTAGACCAATACCGCCACTTGCCTGGGTTCCACTTGCACTTGCATGGTTTGGAATTGGTGAGTCGTCAATGCATTTTATTATTTTTATAGGTGCATTTTTCCCAATTTTGATAAACACGATTTCAGGCGTTAAAAGTGTGCCTGTAATCATGGTTGAAGCTGCAAAAACGCTTGGAGGATCTACAAAAGATATTTTAAAGAGTGTCATAGTTCCCGCATCTTCTCCTGACATTTTAACAGGCCTTAGAATTGGAGCAGGCATTGCATGGATGTGTGTTGTTGCTGCAGAAATGCTTCCTGGAAGTGATGCAGGACTTGGATACCTGATCATGTATGCATACTCTTTGAGCAAAATGAACGTTGTAGTCGCTTCGATGATAATAATTGGAATAATTGGAATAATTCTTGATAAAGGACTTAGATATATTGAAACTAAATATTTCTGCTGGAAAAAAATGATGAAATAA
- the mch gene encoding methenyltetrahydromethanopterin cyclohydrolase: MLSVNLASLPIVEDMINRKEELNLEVITLENGATVLDCGVNVMGSFEAGKLFTKICLGGLAHVGISISGSLDNKLVLPCVKIKTSHPAIATLGSQKAGWSVSVGKYFAMGSGPARALAMMPKATYEEIDYRDEADIAILCLESSQLPDENVADHVAEKCGVDVSKVYLLVAPTASMVGAVQISGRVVENGTYKMLEALHFDVRKVKFAAGIAPVAPVIGDDLKMMGATNDMVLYGGRTYYYVKSDEGDDIEKLCKSLPSCSAETYGKPFLEVFKEANYDFYKIDKGMFAPAVVTINDLRTGKLMSYGETNVEVLKKSLKFSQL; the protein is encoded by the coding sequence GTGCTTAGTGTAAATTTAGCTTCATTACCAATTGTTGAAGATATGATCAACAGAAAAGAAGAATTAAACCTTGAAGTAATTACATTAGAAAACGGAGCTACAGTGCTTGACTGTGGTGTAAACGTAATGGGTAGCTTTGAAGCAGGTAAATTATTTACTAAAATCTGTCTCGGCGGACTTGCACACGTTGGAATAAGCATTTCAGGATCCCTTGATAACAAACTCGTTTTACCCTGCGTAAAAATTAAAACCTCACACCCTGCAATTGCAACACTCGGTTCACAAAAAGCTGGATGGAGCGTAAGTGTTGGTAAATACTTCGCAATGGGTTCAGGACCTGCAAGAGCATTAGCAATGATGCCAAAAGCAACCTACGAAGAAATTGACTACAGAGACGAAGCAGATATTGCAATTCTTTGTTTAGAATCTTCACAACTCCCTGATGAAAACGTTGCTGACCACGTTGCTGAAAAATGTGGTGTAGATGTTTCAAAAGTTTACTTACTCGTTGCTCCAACAGCTTCAATGGTAGGGGCAGTTCAAATCAGCGGTAGAGTTGTAGAAAACGGAACTTACAAAATGTTAGAAGCTCTTCACTTTGATGTAAGAAAAGTTAAATTTGCAGCAGGCATTGCTCCAGTTGCTCCAGTAATCGGAGACGACTTGAAAATGATGGGCGCTACAAACGATATGGTTCTCTACGGAGGTAGAACCTACTACTACGTTAAAAGCGACGAAGGGGACGACATTGAAAAATTATGCAAATCCTTACCATCCTGTTCCGCTGAAACTTACGGAAAACCATTCTTAGAAGTATTCAAAGAAGCAAACTACGATTTCTACAAAATTGACAAAGGAATGTTTGCTCCAGCAGTTGTTACAATCAACGACCTTAGAACCGGAAAATTAATGTCATACGGTGAAACAAACGTTGAAGTACTTAAAAAATCATTAAAATTCAGCCAATTATAA
- a CDS encoding radical SAM protein, with protein sequence MDLSNLNEKDMALGCKYCIKGEKLVLYITGLCEESCYYCPLSEKRKKKDVIFANEKQINSIEEAVEEAHLCGSKGVGITGGNPLLKIERTVEYLKALKEEFGNDFHAHLYTTPKFVSEENLTLLNEAGLDEIRLHSTRLFNDFEHFDKLDFLNKLKLCKGYIKDVGVEIPGIPNFEKEILDLAFDIDKIGVKFLNINELEYSETNYQALTDRGFSEKDDTTSRISGSFETAKYVIDNFKGKLLIHFCPSSLKDSVQMKNRLINRARNVAKPYEEITEEGLLLKGIINFKNLTDVSEVIEILKENDVEFELLEDRLFLNPEILEDLIDQLKENNFDFKFSAYISEYYPTSDKFEVERIPLVIKKPNLKLKKK encoded by the coding sequence ATGGATTTATCAAATTTAAATGAGAAGGATATGGCTTTGGGCTGTAAATACTGTATAAAAGGAGAAAAACTGGTTTTATATATTACAGGACTCTGTGAAGAATCCTGCTATTACTGCCCGCTTTCAGAAAAAAGAAAAAAAAAGGACGTAATTTTTGCAAATGAAAAGCAGATCAATTCAATTGAAGAAGCAGTTGAAGAAGCACATCTTTGCGGAAGTAAAGGCGTTGGGATAACTGGTGGAAACCCGCTTTTAAAAATTGAAAGAACGGTTGAATATTTAAAAGCTTTGAAGGAAGAATTTGGAAATGATTTCCACGCACATCTATACACCACACCAAAGTTTGTCAGTGAAGAGAATTTAACATTATTGAATGAAGCGGGACTTGATGAAATCAGACTGCATTCAACAAGATTATTCAATGATTTTGAACATTTTGATAAATTGGACTTTTTAAACAAATTAAAACTCTGTAAAGGTTATATCAAAGATGTTGGTGTAGAAATTCCGGGAATTCCAAATTTTGAAAAAGAAATTTTAGATCTGGCTTTTGACATTGATAAAATTGGTGTAAAATTCTTAAATATTAATGAACTTGAATATTCTGAAACAAACTACCAAGCTTTAACGGATAGAGGATTTTCTGAAAAAGACGATACAACTTCAAGAATTTCTGGAAGCTTTGAAACTGCAAAATATGTTATTGATAATTTTAAAGGAAAATTACTAATTCATTTCTGCCCATCTTCGTTAAAAGACAGCGTTCAAATGAAAAACCGACTAATAAATCGTGCGAGAAACGTTGCAAAACCTTACGAAGAAATTACGGAAGAAGGTCTTTTATTAAAAGGAATTATTAATTTTAAAAATTTAACTGATGTTTCAGAAGTAATTGAAATTCTAAAAGAAAATGATGTAGAATTTGAGCTTTTAGAAGATAGATTATTCTTAAATCCCGAAATTTTAGAAGATTTAATCGATCAATTAAAGGAAAATAACTTTGATTTTAAATTCAGTGCATATATATCGGAATATTACCCTACATCAGACAAATTTGAAGTCGAAAGAATTCCCCTTGTTATAAAAAAACCTAATTTAAAATTAAAGAAAAAATAA
- a CDS encoding PhoU domain-containing protein produces MLRGKDATLAAIINIILDEEPETQDDIADRLNVSRRYVAKLLKPLVDGGAILHPYVVNLEKLKEFEDYIETDRYFKEIYETFDRMGTNVIQNIDKVFDSLKTHDLDIANSIILEDYALNRMEDEVNLVIKLKASKYMDMNSLMQISNIAANIERCGDYLSNIAEEVVNGLFVDPAIKKEIFEIRDIISKMFDHAMNMVKNKTIDTEIYELEGKLHKKLDIMMEKLSENPDENLKDINQFIQFGMFLKDVERFGDRSLKIFELGREFHYNIPKNVKTPEYVRNLK; encoded by the coding sequence ATGCTGAGGGGAAAAGATGCAACACTTGCTGCAATAATAAATATAATTCTTGACGAAGAGCCAGAAACTCAGGATGATATTGCAGACAGGTTAAACGTAAGCAGACGATACGTTGCAAAACTGCTAAAACCGCTTGTAGATGGGGGAGCGATACTGCACCCTTATGTCGTAAATCTTGAAAAATTAAAAGAATTTGAAGATTATATTGAAACTGATCGATATTTTAAAGAGATTTACGAAACTTTCGATAGGATGGGAACTAACGTTATTCAAAATATAGATAAAGTGTTTGATTCATTAAAAACTCATGATTTGGATATTGCCAATAGCATTATTCTTGAAGATTATGCATTGAACCGGATGGAAGATGAAGTAAACCTCGTAATTAAACTAAAAGCTTCAAAATACATGGACATGAACAGCCTTATGCAGATATCAAATATTGCTGCAAATATCGAAAGATGCGGTGATTATCTTTCAAATATTGCGGAAGAAGTGGTAAATGGGCTTTTTGTTGACCCTGCAATAAAAAAAGAAATTTTTGAGATACGGGACATAATTTCAAAGATGTTCGATCATGCAATGAATATGGTTAAAAATAAAACGATTGATACTGAAATTTACGAATTAGAAGGAAAACTTCACAAAAAACTCGATATCATGATGGAAAAACTTTCAGAAAATCCTGATGAAAATTTGAAAGATATTAATCAGTTTATCCAATTTGGAATGTTTTTAAAGGATGTTGAAAGATTCGGGGATAGAAGTCTTAAAATATTTGAATTGGGTCGTGAATTCCACTACAATATTCCAAAAAATGTTAAAACTCCAGAATATGTAAGAAATTTGAAATAA